A region of the Methyloprofundus sedimenti genome:
TGCCGAATGGATATTACAGTGAAAAAGGCCCTTTGGGAGATATCTTCTCAAGTTATAGTACAGTGAATAGCAACTGGCAGGTTGGAGTCGTCGGTTTAGGTGCTGGAGAAATGGCTGGATATGCAAAAAAGTCGCAAATATGGACATTTTTTGAACTAAACCCAGCTGTAGTGGAAATTGCAACTAATCCCGAATTTTTTACATTTTTAAAAGAGTGTATAAATCATTATGATGTTCAATTGGGCGATGCCAGAATCACACTAAAAAAACAACAAAATCATTTCGATCTACTGGTTATTGATGCGTTCACTTCTGATTCCATACCCACTCATTTATTAACCAAAGAAGCCATCGAATTATATTTTTCCAGACTTAAAAGTGACGGATTGTTAGTTTTTCATATATCAAACCGTTATTTAGATTTAAAAAAAGTTTTGTCAAATCATGCTCAAAACCTGGGCTTGATAGCATTAATTAAAGAGTTTCGACCGCAGCAAAATATACCATTAGTTTATAGGTCAGACTGGTTTATATTAGCTCGAAATAAGGACATCCTTAAGCCCTTGTTATCTGACAAATCAGCAAGCAACTGGCAATTCCCATCACAGCATCCAAATATAGTTGCCTGGACTGATGATTTTACAAGTATTATGACTGCATGGAAGTAAAACAGGTAGCCGCTATAGATATGGATTTCTTATCGGTAAATTTCGCTTTATATTGCATATAA
Encoded here:
- a CDS encoding spermidine synthase; the protein is MLGGIFNSFIAPFMFSSIYEYPLMIVFALMLNPIHKRVKLYLKKNLTKVIFCSYILTFFVVAYYNSSQFGNPLLVSILIATILLAGFIFFKRKPIYFPLFGLLIVSCTAPEKQQGHAAQLLHQSRNFYGVLSVIQNKNIIVGNQVEILHEIFSGTTQHGSQLNSNSNLQCVPNGYYSEKGPLGDIFSSYSTVNSNWQVGVVGLGAGEMAGYAKKSQIWTFFELNPAVVEIATNPEFFTFLKECINHYDVQLGDARITLKKQQNHFDLLVIDAFTSDSIPTHLLTKEAIELYFSRLKSDGLLVFHISNRYLDLKKVLSNHAQNLGLIALIKEFRPQQNIPLVYRSDWFILARNKDILKPLLSDKSASNWQFPSQHPNIVAWTDDFTSIMTAWK